A genome region from Chrysemys picta bellii isolate R12L10 unplaced genomic scaffold, ASM1138683v2 scaf138, whole genome shotgun sequence includes the following:
- the LOC101941020 gene encoding heat shock protein 30-like: protein MGRLLAGGGSGSPGGEPGQSSSVALAQGTAEPFAVRQDVRGFAPEQLAVTLVGRKVLLTGRKETQSEDGKGSFSYKSQPLLVGVGPAWLLMYKD from the exons ATGGGGCGGCTCCTGGCTGGCGGAGGGAGCGGCAGCCCCGGCGGGGAGCCAGGCCAGAGCTCCAGCGTGGCCCTGGCCCAGGGGACAGCCGAGCCCTTCGCCGTGCGGCAGGACGTCCGGGGCTTTGCGCCCGAGCAGCTGGCGGTGACGCTGGTGGGCAGGAAGGTGCTGCTGACGGGCAGGAAGGAGACGCAGAGCGAGGACGGCAAAGGCTCCTTCTCCTACAA AAGTCAGCCCCTGCTGGTTGGTGTGGGTCCGGCTTGGCTGCTGATGTACAAGGATTAG